One window of the Amia ocellicauda isolate fAmiCal2 chromosome 18, fAmiCal2.hap1, whole genome shotgun sequence genome contains the following:
- the LOC136713478 gene encoding pleckstrin homology domain-containing family G member 5 isoform X5 translates to MLTSRHKSWHLPRSPSQPSVQGSVLTHFCSLTDLTLLQTGDPPHMGPRRGLVAVRVQEFGGGLISPPAPSRPRFFSSSSSSGNKENARKEKIKGQARRRKNMTEFLGDANIPSPDSLSQLGGSLPSAGAGPDSWKNRAASRFSGFFGSGMGTGSFGRELDRAEQLQNKLHSYTVFGLPKVPSQLAFHHDSWEEEETNLALEESWQELLEDPQSLTRKQVHQQEAIWELLQTEATYIKKLRVITDLFLCGLLNLQESGLLSEVEPARLFNNIQEIVQLHTGLWAEVMLPALEKARAERTLLNPTHLHQGFSTIGARFKPYIRYCMEEEACMEYMRSLLRDNELFKIYITWGETHKQCNRLKLTDMLVKPHQRLTKYPLLLKSVLKKTDDPAARDAVISMVASVESFINSVDSQMRQRQERQKLATVTGRIEAYEAVDGGSEEVEKILREFSRFDLTAPMMGISPDHTRQLHLEGALRMKEGKDSRMDVYCFLFTDMLLITKPVKRAERAKVVRQPLILHNVVCRELKDPGTFLLIYLNEFRSAVAAFSFQANSAAQGRSWIEAICNAQNLQQRLRSEETRRQEVTPQHRLEMEEEESSNSTASSPCLPHKEQQNESNSQSDGSTETLSVVAMEEASEEAGGAGSSSPEMERGGHFSGESASVSETPSHGAAPRRSSTPAAVPARPEGRREQAESGGLNTEAQCRSLSMDSAYGTLSPESLLRQLDQRERRCQSEGEETEGEEAETEGEEMEQEEDEEEDDTTSTSSQRSSGPSPKLRRRPPVQPRLHCLRSSTYKSRSEDNLLQLLSNHSGSEARGPHTQGPTGERAEGLSQSKSMTQLDSRRQKAVELFLQANVEQPSVERLPAEPSGSRSRSGKLTDTLKRAEARRVQRTLVNGAGRSCSGSHSGSHTSSSGSEAESGDAWLAPGDEHGGQGPVSIDAGVSRKSSPDSQPPAQQHKKLTLAQLYRIRTTLVLNSTLTASEV, encoded by the exons atgTTGACATCCCGCCACAAGAGCTGGCATTTACCCAGGAGCCCGTCCCAGCCCTCCGTGCAGGGCAGTGTGCTGACCCACTTCTGCTCCCTGACTGACCTGACCCTGCTGCAGACCGGAGACCCCCCACACATGGGTCCCAGGCGGGGTCTGGTGGCCGTCCGGGTCCAGGAGTTTGGAGGGGGGCTCATTTCCCCCCCGGCCCCTTCCCGACCCCGCTTCTTCTCTTCCTCGAGCAGCTCCGGCAACAAGGAGAACGCGAGGAAGGAGAAGATTAAG GGTCAGGCTCGCCGGAGGAAGAACATGACTGAGTTTCTCGGGGATGCCAACATCCCGTCTCCCGATTCGCTGTCACAGCTGGGCGGCTCACTGCCCAGTGCGGGCGCCGGGCCGGACAGCTGGAAGAACCGGGCGGCTAGTCGCTTCAGCGGCTTTTTCGGCTCAGGCATGGGGACCGGATCATTCGGCAGG GAGCTGGACCGGGCCGAGCAGCTCCAGAACAAGCTTCACTCATACACCGTGTTCGGGCTGCCCAAAGTGCCCTCCCAGCTGGCCTTTCACCACGACTcatgggaggaggaggagacgaACCTGGCCTTGGAAGAGTCCTGGCAGGAGCTGCTAGAAGACCCTCAG TCTCTGACCAGAAAGCAGGTTCACCAGCAGGAAGCCATCTGGGAGCTGCTGCAGACCGAAGCCACCTACATCAAAAAGCTGCGTGTCATCACGGAT CTGTTCCTGTGTGGGCTGCTCAACCTGCAGGAGAGCGGCCTGCTGTCGGAGGTCGAGCCCGCGCGCCTCTTCAACAACATCCAGGAGATCGTGCAGCTGCACACGGGGCTGTGGGCCGAGGTGATGCTGCCGGCGCTGGAGAAAGCCCGCGCCGAGAGGACCCTGCTCAACCCCACCCACCTGCACCAGGGCTTCAGCACG ATCGGTGCCAGGTTCAAGCCCTATATCCGTTACTGCATGGAGGAGGAAGCCTGTATGGAGTACATGCGCAGTCTGCTGAGGGACAATGAACTGTTCAAGATCTACATCACG TGGGGAGAGACGCACAAGCAGTGTAACCGGCTCAAGCTGACCGACATGCTGGTCAAGCCCCACCAGCGCCTCACCAAGTACCCCCTGCTGCTGAAGAGCGTCCTGAAGAAGACAGACGACCCAGCGGCCCGCGACGCCGTCATCAGCATG GTGGCCTCGGTGGAGAGCTTCATCAACAGTGTGGACTCCCAGATGCGCCAGCGACAGGAGCGGCAGAAGCTGGCGACGGTGACGGGCCGCATCGAGGCCTATGAGGCGGTGGATGGGGGCAGCGAGGAGGTGGAGAAG ATCCTGCGGGAGTTCAGCCGGTTTGACCTGACTGCTCCCATGATGGGCATCTCTCCCGACCACACGCGCCAGCTGCACCTGGAGGGGGCGCTGCGTATGAAAGAGGGCAAGGACAGCCGG aTGGACGTGTACTGCTTCCTGTTCACCGACATGCTGCTGATCACCAAGCCAGTGAAGCGCGCCGAGAGGGCCAAGGTGGTCCGCCAGCCCCTGATCCTACACAATGTGGTGTGCCGGGAGCTCAAGGACCCCG GCACCTTCCTCCTCATCTACCTCAACGAGTTCCGCAGCGCTGTGGCGGCCTTCTCCTTCCAGGCCAACAGTGCTGCCCAGGGGCGGAGCTGGATCGAGGCCATCTGCAATGCACAG AATCTACAGCAGAGACTGCGGTCCGAAGAGACGCGGAGGCAGGAAGTCACCCCCCAACACAGGCTGgaaatggaggaggaggagagcagcAACTCCACGGCCAGTTCGCCCTGCCTGCCGCACAAGGAGCAGCAGAACGAGAGCAACAG ccaatctgatggctccacagaGACTCTGTCCGTGGTGGCGATGGAAGAGGCCAGTGAGGAGGCGGGCGGCGCGGGCTCGTCCTCCCCGGAGATGGAGCGAGGGGGACACTTCAGTGGGGAGTCGGCCTCAGTGAGCGAGACCCCCTCACACGGTGCAGCCCCCCGGCGCTCCAGCACCCCAGCCGCCGTCCCCGCCCGACCGGAGGGCAGGAGGGAGCAAGCGGAGAGCGGCGGCCTCAACACGGAGGCGCAGTGCCGCTCCCTGTCCATGGACAGCGCCTACGGCACCCTGTCCCCCGAGTCGCTGCTGAGACAGCTGGACCAGAGGGAGAGGCGATGCCAGAGTGAGGGGGAGGAGACCGAGGGCGAGGAGGCAGAGACTGAAGGGGAGGAGATGGAgcaggaggaggacgaggaagaGGATGACACCACCTCCACTAGCTCCCAGCGCTCCTCTGGCCCCTCCCCCAAGCTGCGGCGCCGCCCCCCAGTGCAGCCCCGCCTCCACTGCCTGCGGAGCTCCACCTACAAGTCGCGCTCAGAGGACAACCTGCTGCAGCTGCTCAGCAACCACTCCGGGTCCGAGGCGCGGGGCCCCCACACACAGGGACCCACGGGGGAGAGGGCCGAGGGTCTGTCCCAGAGCAAAAGCATGACTCAACTGGACTCTCGGAGACAGAAAGCCGTGGAATTGTTCTTGCAGGCCAACGTGGAGCAGCCCAGCGTGGAGAGGCTGCCGGCAGAGCCCTCGGGGTCGCGGAGCCGCTCGGGCAAGCTGACGGACACCTTAAAGAGGGCCGAGGCCCGGCGGGTGCAGAGGACCCTGGTTAATGGGGCCGGCAGGAGCTGCAGTGGGAGCCACAGTGGGAGCCACACGAGCAGCAGCGGCTCGGAGGCCGAGAGCGGTGACGCCTGGCTCGCTCCGGGGGACGAGCACGGCGGCCAGGGCCCCGTCTCCATAGACGCAGGAGTAAGCCGAAAGTCGTCCCCCGACTCCCAGCCCCCTGCCCAGCAGCACAAGAAGCTTACCCTCGCCCAGCTGTACAGGATACGGACCACCCTGGTGCTCAACTCCACACTCACGGCATC GGAGGTGTAG